In one Deltaproteobacteria bacterium genomic region, the following are encoded:
- a CDS encoding PQQ-binding-like beta-propeller repeat protein — protein sequence MFRNNLKRSGVYDSTLTAPPEEKWSFTADGIIQTSPIVKEGIVYCGSNDYHIYALNGKTGEKLWAFETGERIKSTPAISDGILFVGSLDEYLYAINLADGSEKWKFKTDGAIKSSPLVHDGKVYFGSLDGNFYALNANDGSELWRFESNGEIDSSPALDNHTLYFGSWDGNLYAIDCNKGTEKWRFPTDGYVMSTPAVYEGIVYFGSNDAVFYALHGTSGEEFWKSDCRAKIISSAAVNKDYAIIGSVDGIIHCLDGKTGEALWRFMSGHTLYSCASIAGKMVYIGSENGTVYALNIENGETLWTIKVGELIESEAVIADGMIYFGSWDEKIHAFG from the coding sequence ATGTTCAGAAACAACCTAAAGAGATCGGGAGTATATGATTCAACACTCACAGCGCCACCTGAAGAAAAATGGTCTTTTACGGCTGACGGCATCATACAGACATCTCCTATCGTAAAAGAGGGTATTGTCTATTGCGGCAGCAATGACTACCATATTTACGCCCTTAACGGTAAGACGGGGGAAAAGCTCTGGGCTTTTGAAACGGGGGAGAGGATTAAATCTACTCCTGCAATCAGCGATGGCATTCTCTTTGTGGGCAGCCTCGATGAATATCTTTACGCCATTAATCTGGCGGACGGTTCTGAAAAGTGGAAATTCAAGACTGACGGCGCGATTAAATCATCTCCTCTTGTCCATGATGGGAAAGTCTATTTCGGCAGCCTGGACGGTAATTTCTACGCCCTTAACGCCAATGACGGAAGTGAGCTGTGGCGATTCGAGAGCAATGGAGAGATCGATTCATCGCCGGCTCTCGATAATCATACATTGTACTTCGGCAGTTGGGATGGGAATCTCTATGCCATCGACTGCAATAAGGGTACAGAAAAATGGCGTTTCCCGACAGATGGATACGTTATGTCCACACCGGCAGTCTATGAAGGAATTGTCTATTTTGGAAGTAATGATGCTGTATTTTATGCTCTTCATGGTACATCGGGAGAAGAGTTCTGGAAGTCCGACTGCAGGGCCAAGATCATATCCTCTGCCGCTGTAAATAAAGATTATGCCATCATCGGTTCTGTTGACGGGATTATACACTGCCTTGACGGAAAGACTGGAGAAGCTCTCTGGAGATTTATGTCAGGCCATACCCTTTACTCCTGTGCTTCAATTGCAGGAAAAATGGTTTACATCGGGAGTGAAAACGGCACTGTATATGCCCTTAATATTGAAAATGGGGAAACCCTCTGGACAATCAAGGTAGGAGAACTGATCGAATCAGAAGCGGTTATTGCCGACGGGATGATTTATTTTGGAAGTTGGGATGAGAAGATACATGCTTTTGGGTGA
- the pyrR gene encoding bifunctional pyr operon transcriptional regulator/uracil phosphoribosyltransferase PyrR, whose translation MTKRLNIQDSAGVNRAITRISHEIIEANKGVHNLALVGIRSGGVILSQLIAEKIKEIEGIEIPVGIIDITLYRDDLSVGTHHPTLRSTEIDFSIDDRIIVLVDDVLYTGRTVRAAMDELIDFGRPKMIKLAVLVDRGHRELPIKADFVGKNIPTSRNDVIKARLDGELAVDIIKSIG comes from the coding sequence ATGACAAAACGATTGAACATTCAAGATAGTGCCGGTGTTAACAGGGCGATTACCAGAATATCTCACGAGATTATTGAGGCCAACAAAGGGGTTCATAATCTGGCTCTTGTCGGTATCAGGAGTGGAGGAGTGATTCTCTCTCAGCTTATCGCCGAAAAGATTAAAGAGATCGAAGGTATTGAAATACCGGTCGGAATTATCGATATAACGCTTTATCGTGATGATCTCTCCGTCGGTACACATCACCCTACTCTTAGAAGTACGGAAATCGACTTCTCCATTGATGACAGGATTATCGTTCTTGTTGATGATGTTTTGTATACGGGGAGAACGGTGAGGGCGGCCATGGATGAACTCATCGATTTCGGCAGACCCAAGATGATAAAGCTTGCCGTACTCGTCGACAGGGGGCACAGGGAGCTTCCTATTAAGGCTGATTTTGTAGGTAAGAATATTCCCACATCAAGAAACGACGTTATAAAAGCAAGGCTCGATGGTGAGCTGGCTGTAGACATTATTAAATCCATAGGGTGA
- a CDS encoding aspartate carbamoyltransferase catalytic subunit encodes MQLKRKDILAISDLDKEEIEFILDTAQSLVEVSERDIKKVPALRGKTVINLFFEPSTRTRTSFEIAGKRMSADVINISGSTSSTTKGETLVDTAKNLESMAPDIIVVRHASSGAPAKIAEVVKSSVINAGDGCHEHPSQSLLDMLTIRQKKGKIEGLRVAIIGDISHSRVARSNIYGLRKMGASVVVAGFPTMIPVGIEKMGVDVAYTIEEAMDGADVIMMLRIQKERMDGALFPTDREYSIMFGLNLKRLERAKKDVLIMHPGPINRGVEIAPEVADGPYSVILNQVSNGVALRMALLYLLSGSQQGGNI; translated from the coding sequence TTGCAACTGAAAAGAAAAGATATTCTCGCTATTAGCGATCTTGATAAGGAAGAAATCGAGTTTATTCTCGATACGGCCCAGTCACTGGTTGAGGTTTCTGAAAGGGATATCAAGAAAGTACCTGCTCTGAGAGGTAAAACGGTAATCAATCTCTTCTTTGAACCGAGTACGAGAACAAGAACCTCCTTTGAAATAGCCGGAAAGAGGATGAGCGCCGATGTTATCAATATTTCCGGTTCCACGAGCAGCACAACAAAGGGAGAGACACTCGTTGATACGGCCAAAAACCTGGAGTCCATGGCCCCCGATATTATTGTGGTCAGGCACGCTTCGTCAGGGGCTCCCGCCAAGATAGCAGAGGTAGTCAAATCATCGGTTATCAACGCAGGCGATGGCTGCCATGAGCATCCGAGCCAGTCTCTCCTGGATATGCTCACAATCAGGCAGAAGAAGGGAAAGATAGAAGGGCTTCGCGTTGCCATTATTGGTGATATATCGCACAGCAGGGTAGCGAGATCCAATATTTACGGTCTAAGGAAGATGGGTGCCAGTGTCGTTGTTGCAGGTTTTCCCACCATGATTCCCGTCGGTATTGAAAAGATGGGTGTTGATGTGGCTTATACCATTGAAGAGGCAATGGATGGTGCTGATGTTATCATGATGCTTAGAATTCAGAAAGAGAGAATGGATGGAGCCCTTTTTCCCACAGATCGGGAGTATTCCATTATGTTCGGGCTTAATCTCAAAAGGCTTGAAAGGGCGAAAAAGGACGTCCTAATCATGCATCCCGGCCCTATCAACCGGGGTGTTGAGATTGCACCTGAAGTGGCTGACGGCCCCTATTCGGTTATTCTTAATCAGGTTTCCAACGGCGTTGCCCTAAGGATGGCTCTTTTGTACCTTCTTTCAGGCTCTCAGCAGGGAGGGAACATATGA